In one Phosphitispora fastidiosa genomic region, the following are encoded:
- a CDS encoding helix-turn-helix domain-containing protein, with translation MNDTFNDKSYNEAVKIAHLRFAVIAPVIQGLFTEPTKTAYYKKVVEKPLKIPDGKEVFFNYNTFEKWEARYKRNGMDGLMPKRRSDAGVSRALPDTAIAEIFRLKQQFSRINATLIYSKLIADGFIKQSEVSLSAVQRFIKKNDLSYTSASTIKVTPLI, from the coding sequence GTGAACGATACTTTTAACGACAAATCTTACAACGAAGCCGTGAAAATCGCCCATCTGCGCTTTGCAGTCATAGCTCCTGTCATCCAGGGGCTGTTTACTGAACCCACCAAAACGGCCTACTACAAAAAGGTGGTAGAAAAACCACTAAAAATTCCGGATGGTAAGGAAGTGTTTTTTAACTATAACACGTTTGAAAAATGGGAGGCCCGCTATAAAAGGAACGGGATGGACGGGCTCATGCCGAAGCGTCGCTCCGATGCAGGAGTATCCCGTGCCCTTCCAGATACTGCCATAGCTGAGATATTCCGACTGAAGCAGCAGTTCTCGCGCATTAATGCAACTCTCATTTATTCAAAACTTATTGCCGACGGCTTTATTAAACAGTCTGAAGTATCCCTCTCTGCCGTTCAACGATTCATTAAGAAGAACGACCTCTCGTATACATCTGCATCTACAATAAAGGTTACGCCCCTTATCTAG
- a CDS encoding TetR/AcrR family transcriptional regulator, whose translation MPKSTFFNLSDDKKERIFDAAVQEFSKRRFSDASINQIIKNAGIPKGSFYQYFADKEDIYLYMVEKISKESHEILGDREALNPDAGFLETIIQRAKDTLKLGKQRPDYTKIGVLMVVDNSAFTFQLLKASSQKHIEMIERDKQRGLIKPEIDSGVLIKLIHIYVYNEYLYSGFDENLYLKKVESAVQIIKQGIVVHQD comes from the coding sequence TTGCCTAAAAGTACTTTCTTTAATTTGAGTGATGATAAAAAAGAAAGAATATTTGATGCTGCCGTACAGGAATTTTCAAAACGGCGTTTCAGCGATGCATCCATCAACCAGATCATCAAGAATGCAGGTATACCTAAGGGAAGTTTCTATCAATATTTTGCCGACAAGGAAGATATCTATCTTTATATGGTGGAAAAAATCTCAAAGGAGTCACATGAAATTCTAGGAGACAGAGAAGCCTTAAACCCCGATGCCGGCTTTCTGGAAACCATTATCCAAAGAGCCAAAGATACCCTTAAATTGGGCAAACAAAGACCGGACTATACCAAAATAGGCGTATTGATGGTGGTTGATAACAGCGCATTCACCTTCCAGCTCCTAAAAGCATCCTCCCAAAAACACATCGAAATGATCGAGCGTGACAAACAGCGCGGCCTTATCAAGCCGGAAATCGACTCCGGAGTGCTTATCAAATTGATTCACATCTACGTTTATAATGAATATTTGTACTCCGGGTTTGACGAGAACCTATATTTAAAGAAAGTGGAGAGTGCAGTTCAAATAATCAAGCAAGGTATTGTTGTCCATCAGGATTAA
- a CDS encoding RNA-directed DNA polymerase: protein MVQTGELKNIINELLGIQFNIEKARLDGKVQNLAAYINETTLIASHKGIDGKKAKGIDGVAKEDYSVNLKANVEHLVKRMKNGSYKPEPIRRVYIPKDGSNNMRPLGISCYEDKLVVSRRSVFNQVLR, encoded by the coding sequence ATGGTGCAGACAGGAGAGCTGAAGAACATTATTAACGAGTTACTTGGAATACAATTCAACATAGAAAAGGCTAGGTTGGATGGAAAGGTTCAAAACCTCGCCGCATACATCAATGAAACGACGCTGATTGCCAGCCATAAAGGAATTGATGGGAAGAAAGCCAAGGGAATTGATGGAGTGGCAAAGGAAGATTATTCTGTCAACCTAAAAGCCAACGTAGAACATTTGGTAAAACGAATGAAAAACGGAAGCTATAAGCCAGAACCTATAAGAAGAGTGTATATTCCAAAAGACGGAAGCAACAATATGAGGCCATTAGGGATATCGTGCTATGAAGATAAATTGGTAGTGTCAAGGCGAAGCGTATTTAATCAGGTACTGCGATGA
- a CDS encoding reverse transcriptase domain-containing protein codes for MRYCDDFVCCFQNKWEAEEFYQRLIERFKKFGLELALEKTKILEFGRFAKQNRAKRGLGKPETFDFLGFTFYCSEDGKKGFFRCKVKTSKKKFRSKVKTMKEWIRNNRVMPVGELIKKINQKLGGTISIMG; via the coding sequence ATCAGGTACTGCGATGACTTTGTATGTTGTTTTCAAAACAAATGGGAAGCAGAAGAATTTTATCAAAGGTTAATCGAGAGATTTAAGAAATTTGGTCTAGAATTAGCCCTAGAGAAAACCAAGATATTGGAATTCGGGAGATTTGCCAAGCAAAACAGAGCAAAGCGAGGATTAGGGAAACCCGAAACTTTTGACTTTCTAGGATTTACATTTTACTGTAGTGAAGATGGTAAGAAAGGATTCTTTCGCTGTAAGGTTAAGACGAGTAAGAAGAAATTTCGAAGCAAAGTCAAGACAATGAAAGAATGGATTAGGAATAATCGAGTAATGCCTGTAGGTGAACTGATTAAGAAGATTAACCAGAAATTAGGGGGCACTATCAGTATTATGGGGTAA
- a CDS encoding Fic family protein → MDLYRLLDLYKITIDQRRPFEGQMLTQLKDYYRIGLTWSSNALEGNTLTESETKVLLEDGLTVGGKPLRYTFEAIGHAKAYDFMFTLLKNRTITEKDVLTMHQMFYESIEKEYAGEYRDMDVFISGSKYPVTETKGIKAEMDGLFHWIVTDRDKLHPVTFAAQLHKRFVFIHPFKDGNGRIARLIMNTSLIQDGYLLAVIPPVLRHEYIELLEKAHRDEKSFEQFIAERVIESQKEIMRLLHIPIPKLDSEMGMQL, encoded by the coding sequence ATGGATTTATACAGATTACTTGACTTATATAAAATTACCATAGATCAGCGCAGACCCTTCGAGGGTCAGATGCTGACACAACTCAAAGATTACTATCGTATTGGCCTCACTTGGTCATCCAATGCTCTAGAAGGGAATACTCTTACGGAAAGTGAAACCAAAGTGCTGCTTGAGGATGGTTTGACTGTTGGAGGCAAACCCTTGCGTTATACCTTTGAGGCAATTGGTCACGCCAAAGCCTATGATTTCATGTTTACACTGCTTAAAAATAGAACTATCACAGAAAAAGATGTCCTTACGATGCATCAAATGTTCTATGAGAGTATAGAAAAGGAATATGCAGGAGAATACCGTGATATGGATGTGTTTATCAGTGGTTCTAAATATCCTGTAACAGAAACAAAAGGGATAAAGGCAGAAATGGATGGATTATTTCATTGGATAGTGACCGATAGAGATAAGTTACACCCGGTAACGTTTGCGGCCCAGCTCCACAAAAGATTTGTATTTATCCATCCGTTTAAAGATGGAAATGGAAGAATTGCCAGACTCATTATGAATACGTCTCTGATACAGGACGGATACTTATTGGCTGTAATTCCTCCGGTGCTTAGGCATGAATACATTGAACTTCTTGAAAAGGCCCATAGAGATGAAAAATCTTTTGAACAGTTTATCGCAGAGCGGGTAATCGAGTCACAAAAGGAAATCATGCGACTCTTGCACATACCAATACCAAAGCTGGACAGTGAGATGGGGATGCAGTTATAG
- a CDS encoding ExeA family protein has product MYESFYSLTKTPFARDIPTAELYNSVMVEEALGRLSYAAERQLFAVVTGECGIGKTTTIRRLKDMLDPGKYLVLYLADSKLTPRHFYKGLLEQLGCESKFYRGDAKRQLHREIELMKGIHRLEPVVIVDEAHLLDREMLEEVRFLLNFKMDAQSPMALILVGQNELWERFQLQSYAAIRQRIDLQCKLQHLDRAQVGAYVSRHLNYAGADHDIFSDIHRQFSGCGFSVFKRFSPTYQQTLYPLPALWLAEWQKNHR; this is encoded by the coding sequence ATGTATGAAAGCTTTTACAGCCTCACCAAAACCCCTTTTGCCAGAGATATTCCCACTGCAGAACTGTACAATAGTGTCATGGTGGAAGAAGCCCTAGGCAGACTAAGCTATGCGGCGGAACGCCAACTATTTGCCGTTGTGACGGGTGAATGTGGCATCGGTAAAACAACCACCATACGCCGCCTCAAAGATATGCTTGATCCAGGCAAATACTTGGTCTTGTACCTGGCAGACTCCAAGCTCACCCCACGTCATTTCTACAAGGGTCTGTTAGAGCAACTGGGTTGTGAATCCAAGTTCTACCGTGGAGATGCCAAACGGCAATTACACCGGGAGATTGAGCTTATGAAGGGCATTCACCGTCTGGAGCCGGTGGTAATTGTAGATGAAGCGCATTTGCTGGACCGGGAAATGCTTGAAGAAGTCAGGTTCCTACTAAACTTCAAGATGGATGCCCAAAGTCCAATGGCATTAATTCTGGTTGGTCAGAATGAACTCTGGGAACGGTTCCAACTGCAGTCTTATGCCGCCATACGGCAGAGAATTGATCTGCAGTGCAAGCTTCAGCATCTGGATCGTGCTCAGGTCGGAGCCTATGTCAGCCGCCATTTGAATTACGCAGGCGCTGATCACGATATTTTCTCTGACATTCACAGACAGTTCTCTGGATGTGGTTTTTCAGTATTCAAGCGGTTCAGCCCGACTTATCAACAAACTCTGTACCCATTGCCTGCTCTATGGCTCGCAGAATGGCAAAAGAATCATCGATGA
- a CDS encoding DUF6431 domain-containing protein, which yields MISIAKYRLIWDKDSSNKYYVKSEEISICPICGNPELKVIGSRNRGALKGDGEAIILVIRRLRCLGCRQIHHELPDMLVPYKRYSSGVIEAIVNDVSDEVSCENSSIYRIKRWFREISGYIAGCLGSVAAQRGLDTVKSGPVFQRIKAYVGEEVSWLARAVRTLVNTNNWVHTRSAFMS from the coding sequence ATGATAAGCATCGCAAAGTACCGGTTGATTTGGGATAAGGATAGCAGCAATAAATATTACGTTAAAAGCGAAGAAATTAGCATTTGCCCTATATGTGGAAATCCAGAACTTAAGGTAATCGGCAGTAGAAATCGCGGTGCCTTAAAGGGTGACGGAGAAGCAATAATCCTGGTAATACGTCGGCTTAGATGTTTGGGTTGCAGGCAGATACATCATGAACTGCCGGACATGTTAGTGCCCTACAAAAGATATTCCAGCGGGGTTATTGAAGCAATCGTTAATGATGTAAGCGATGAAGTTTCCTGTGAAAACAGCAGCATATACCGGATAAAACGTTGGTTTCGGGAAATTTCAGGATACATTGCAGGCTGCCTCGGTTCAGTAGCTGCCCAACGTGGTCTGGATACTGTAAAAAGCGGTCCGGTTTTCCAAAGAATAAAAGCCTATGTAGGCGAAGAAGTGAGTTGGCTGGCCAGAGCTGTCCGAACACTGGTAAATACAAATAATTGGGTACATACCCGTTCTGCATTTATGTCCTAA
- a CDS encoding DDE-type integrase/transposase/recombinase has translation MKDHKKADEIAVERVQLLTSILAAGTDTGKIRETKAQICQQYGISERTLRRYLDQYKKHGFDGLRPKGKGQKNTPAAIPEDVMEQAVLLRREVPGRSVSQIIRILEWEGLVAPGQLKRSTLQEKLSALGYSTRHMKMYAGGGIAARRYQHRYRNQLWHSDIKYGPYLPIGPDGALKQVFLVVFIDDATRFVLHSQFYPTLDQVIIEDAFRQAIQKYAIPETVFFDNGEQYRTKWMNRACAKMGIRLLYAKPYSPESTGKIERFNRVVDSFLSEAALEKPKSLDALNTLFWVWLEECYQHKPHSALANNMSPETAYRSDSKAVKYIDPEVLKNAFLHCEARKVDKAGCISFEGRKYEVGASFIGCKVEVIYDPADTSELTIEYPGHTPWQARELVIGERTGPRPKLPEHLAPMKAETSRLLQGATKKHGERRTRQLPAVSYRNVGKAGE, from the coding sequence ATGAAGGATCATAAAAAGGCAGATGAGATCGCAGTAGAACGGGTGCAACTACTGACGTCCATCCTGGCAGCAGGAACGGATACCGGGAAAATCAGAGAGACCAAAGCCCAAATCTGCCAACAGTACGGCATTTCCGAAAGAACCTTGCGCCGGTATCTGGATCAGTACAAGAAACATGGCTTCGATGGGCTAAGACCTAAGGGAAAGGGACAGAAGAACACCCCAGCTGCTATCCCGGAAGATGTAATGGAACAGGCAGTTCTACTGCGCAGGGAAGTCCCCGGTCGTAGTGTTTCGCAAATCATCCGCATCCTGGAGTGGGAAGGTCTGGTTGCTCCAGGGCAACTGAAGCGCAGTACCCTGCAGGAAAAACTCTCCGCCCTTGGCTACAGCACCAGGCATATGAAAATGTACGCCGGTGGTGGTATAGCAGCCCGGAGATATCAGCATAGATACCGGAATCAGCTATGGCACTCTGACATTAAGTATGGCCCTTATCTGCCTATTGGTCCAGATGGAGCTCTGAAGCAAGTATTCTTGGTTGTGTTCATCGATGATGCCACTCGTTTTGTACTCCATAGCCAGTTTTATCCTACCCTGGACCAGGTTATCATCGAAGATGCCTTTAGGCAGGCCATTCAGAAATATGCTATCCCAGAAACAGTTTTCTTTGATAATGGCGAGCAGTATCGAACCAAGTGGATGAACAGGGCCTGCGCTAAAATGGGCATCAGACTGCTTTACGCCAAGCCCTACTCTCCAGAGTCAACCGGGAAAATTGAACGTTTTAACAGGGTGGTTGATTCTTTCCTGAGTGAGGCTGCCCTAGAAAAACCAAAGAGCTTGGACGCACTAAACACCCTGTTCTGGGTTTGGCTGGAGGAGTGCTACCAGCATAAACCCCACTCGGCTCTTGCAAACAATATGAGTCCTGAAACAGCCTACCGTAGTGATAGTAAAGCCGTGAAATATATTGATCCCGAGGTGCTTAAAAACGCCTTCCTCCACTGCGAGGCAAGAAAGGTGGACAAAGCCGGTTGTATCAGTTTCGAAGGAAGAAAATATGAAGTCGGCGCTTCCTTCATTGGCTGTAAAGTGGAGGTGATTTACGACCCCGCTGACACCAGCGAATTGACCATTGAATATCCAGGTCATACTCCCTGGCAGGCCCGCGAGCTGGTTATTGGAGAACGCACCGGGCCAAGACCCAAACTTCCTGAACATCTTGCACCAATGAAGGCTGAGACTTCAAGACTGCTGCAGGGTGCTACCAAAAAGCATGGTGAACGCAGAACCCGCCAGCTTCCCGCTGTGAGCTACAGAAACGTGGGAAAGGCTGGTGAGTAG
- a CDS encoding IS3 family transposase — MQAGFGSKRIHILLLREKINHKRVYRIYKEEGLNLRNKSKKKN, encoded by the coding sequence CTGCAAGCCGGGTTCGGTTCTAAGCGTATACATATTCTTTTACTGCGTGAGAAAATTAACCATAAAAGGGTCTATCGCATCTATAAAGAAGAAGGTCTCAATTTAAGAAATAAGTCCAAGAAAAAAAATTAG
- a CDS encoding YecA family protein, with protein MEKYKKADEKIASGYQYFSSDETAKACDVLLDAWEDIKAIMAEDQVRDLTELEEKYQWTGFLFNYVQDLEEQLHNACTENEQYLPKRIRYCEELLKVCGDKDELLIENTRRAIAESHYALGNEQECNRLYSKWLTSDPTWGWGYIGWSDCYHYGTKKMAANYVKAEEIISKALEEKDVKDRADVVDRAIEIYDVLENKQKVAELKKELVELTRTARSKAAVNVPVNVIKIGRNDPCPCGSGKKYKKCCGK; from the coding sequence ATGGAAAAGTACAAAAAAGCAGATGAGAAGATTGCGTCAGGCTATCAATATTTCTCAAGTGACGAAACAGCAAAAGCCTGCGATGTATTGCTTGATGCCTGGGAAGATATCAAAGCCATAATGGCAGAAGACCAGGTTAGAGACTTAACTGAACTGGAAGAAAAATATCAATGGACCGGGTTTCTGTTCAATTATGTGCAGGACCTTGAGGAGCAGTTACATAATGCCTGTACTGAAAACGAGCAATACCTGCCAAAGAGAATTAGATACTGTGAGGAATTGCTCAAGGTTTGTGGTGATAAGGACGAGCTGTTAATTGAGAATACCCGAAGGGCAATAGCGGAATCACATTATGCGCTTGGCAACGAGCAGGAGTGTAATCGTTTATACAGTAAGTGGCTGACAAGTGACCCTACCTGGGGCTGGGGGTATATCGGTTGGTCGGACTGTTACCATTATGGGACTAAGAAAATGGCAGCCAACTACGTAAAGGCTGAAGAGATAATCAGTAAAGCCTTAGAAGAAAAAGATGTAAAAGATAGAGCTGACGTAGTAGATAGAGCGATTGAAATATACGATGTATTGGAAAACAAGCAGAAGGTAGCAGAACTGAAAAAAGAGCTTGTGGAATTAACAAGAACCGCAAGAAGTAAAGCAGCAGTGAATGTTCCGGTAAATGTGATAAAGATAGGCCGAAATGATCCCTGCCCCTGTGGCAGTGGTAAGAAATACAAGAAATGCTGCGGTAAGTAA
- a CDS encoding transposase, which produces MIRVFELFCKLNVINLSAEDLFLQSMAKVHLHDHKCPFCLAEHPDWKKHAVYERYLISFESGRNISFLITIVRYKCSSCGHTHAILPEFIIPYQSYSLLFILSVMRNYYIGSLTVADICEKYDIAVSTLYSWKELFLRHKKVWLGLLDDACTSSLQFLDCLFRNHLRTLKEFFIMAGVSFLQSPSHIKKAYFTPT; this is translated from the coding sequence ATGATAAGAGTTTTTGAACTGTTCTGCAAGTTAAATGTGATAAATCTTTCCGCTGAGGATCTTTTTCTTCAATCCATGGCCAAAGTCCATCTACATGACCACAAATGCCCTTTTTGTTTAGCGGAACATCCCGATTGGAAAAAACATGCTGTTTATGAGCGCTACCTAATTTCTTTTGAAAGTGGCCGTAATATCTCATTCCTGATTACTATTGTCAGATACAAATGTTCGTCCTGCGGGCACACCCATGCGATACTTCCGGAATTTATTATCCCGTATCAATCCTACAGCCTCCTTTTCATTCTTTCAGTCATGAGGAATTATTATATCGGTTCTCTTACTGTAGCGGACATCTGTGAAAAATATGATATTGCCGTTTCTACTCTATACTCATGGAAAGAACTTTTTCTCAGGCACAAGAAGGTCTGGCTTGGTCTCCTTGATGATGCCTGCACATCATCTCTTCAGTTTCTGGATTGCCTCTTTAGAAACCATCTGCGTACCCTCAAAGAGTTTTTTATCATGGCAGGTGTTTCCTTCCTCCAAAGCCCATCCCATATAAAAAAGGCATATTTCACCCCGACATGA
- a CDS encoding IS110 family transposase, which translates to MKYNQNEKILQVTEGTLIVGVDIASETHYARAFDQRGIELAKVIKFSNDAEGFKEFVSWAEEIKDKNNKHKVMVGMEPTGHYWFNIAPYLKDHGMKIVLVNPFHVKRSKELDDNSPTKNDRKDPKTIAMLVKDGRYMEPYIPEGIYSELRTAMETRWQIVKQLNVIRNRVKRWISIYFPEFNRVFGDWEGKASLIILKEFSTPAKLIEKGIEGIIARWKQDKLRAVGRKRAIALIEAARTSVGVREGLVAAENDLAILIEDYEMRMRQYERTMLMIEQLAYQIPGMLEMLKIKGIGLVTAAGFIAEVGDISRFEHPKQIQKLAGLSLKENSSGKHKGKTTINSSLPWGSYCGTASLSILCAV; encoded by the coding sequence ATGAAGTATAACCAAAATGAAAAGATTCTGCAAGTCACAGAAGGAACTTTAATTGTCGGCGTGGATATTGCCAGCGAAACACATTATGCAAGAGCTTTTGACCAGAGAGGAATTGAATTGGCTAAGGTGATCAAATTCAGTAACGATGCCGAGGGATTTAAAGAATTCGTCTCATGGGCCGAGGAAATCAAAGACAAGAACAACAAACATAAAGTAATGGTCGGCATGGAACCGACGGGTCATTATTGGTTCAACATTGCTCCGTATCTTAAGGATCACGGAATGAAAATAGTACTGGTGAATCCGTTTCATGTAAAGCGGAGTAAAGAACTGGATGACAATAGTCCAACCAAGAATGATCGTAAAGACCCAAAGACCATAGCGATGCTTGTAAAAGATGGCCGATACATGGAGCCCTATATACCGGAAGGAATATATAGCGAATTAAGGACGGCCATGGAAACACGCTGGCAGATAGTGAAGCAACTAAACGTAATAAGAAACCGCGTAAAGCGGTGGATTAGTATATACTTCCCTGAATTTAACAGAGTATTTGGTGACTGGGAAGGAAAAGCCTCATTGATAATATTAAAAGAGTTCTCAACACCTGCCAAGCTAATTGAAAAAGGTATAGAAGGCATTATAGCCAGGTGGAAGCAAGATAAGCTGAGAGCAGTAGGAAGGAAGCGAGCAATTGCGCTGATAGAGGCTGCCAGGACATCAGTTGGAGTGAGAGAAGGGCTGGTTGCTGCAGAGAATGACCTTGCAATATTGATTGAAGACTACGAAATGAGAATGCGGCAGTACGAGCGGACAATGCTTATGATTGAGCAACTTGCGTATCAAATACCAGGAATGCTCGAAATGCTTAAAATAAAGGGTATTGGCCTAGTTACAGCGGCAGGTTTCATAGCAGAAGTTGGTGATATTAGTAGATTTGAGCATCCGAAGCAGATACAGAAACTGGCTGGTCTAAGCTTAAAAGAAAATAGCTCTGGTAAACACAAAGGCAAGACAACTATCAACAGTAGTTTACCTTGGGGAAGTTACTGCGGAACAGCTTCCCTATCGATTCTATGTGCTGTTTGA